The proteins below come from a single Halobacteriovorax sp. DA5 genomic window:
- a CDS encoding class I SAM-dependent methyltransferase yields MNQFNQAHKESDHFLKSQTLIDLVQKALTLVKFESDKIEVLEVGCGQGLNLANFNFSQLLGIDISEEAIYKARQNFNNFEFQCLSSLKLDQIERSFDLILDAHQIHYLQSKDEISQYIRNVFKRLNSGGVFCFEAMVKSKEMLLTDLSVTVLDYLEYEKIVTEAGFRIIYLMLPNGRKIIADKKRRAALSSDPDVLLVIATKEDVAN; encoded by the coding sequence GTGAATCAATTTAATCAGGCCCATAAAGAAAGCGATCACTTTCTCAAATCTCAGACTCTTATTGACTTAGTTCAAAAGGCCCTCACTCTTGTAAAGTTTGAGAGCGATAAAATTGAAGTCCTTGAGGTTGGATGTGGGCAAGGTCTAAATTTGGCCAATTTCAATTTCTCGCAATTATTAGGCATCGATATTTCTGAAGAGGCCATTTATAAGGCCCGCCAAAATTTTAACAATTTTGAATTTCAGTGTTTATCTAGCCTCAAGTTAGATCAGATCGAGCGCTCATTTGATCTTATTTTAGATGCTCACCAAATTCATTACTTACAATCTAAAGATGAAATTTCTCAGTATATAAGAAATGTCTTTAAGCGTTTGAATAGTGGGGGAGTTTTTTGTTTTGAAGCGATGGTTAAGAGCAAAGAGATGCTTCTTACTGACCTATCAGTTACAGTTCTCGACTACCTTGAATATGAGAAGATCGTGACTGAAGCAGGGTTTCGCATTATCTATTTGATGCTGCCAAATGGGCGTAAAATTATTGCAGATAAAAAAAGAAGGGCCGCTCTTTCGAGCGACCCGGATGTCTTACTGGTCATTGCTACTAAGGAAGACGTAGCAAATTAG
- the nqrM gene encoding (Na+)-NQR maturation NqrM → MDANIKLFLITFAVLALSITGMAVGVIISNRKLQGSCGGLGKLIGEDCQFCDKKDECTENPEQAEDCLKA, encoded by the coding sequence ATGGATGCTAACATTAAACTATTCCTAATTACTTTCGCTGTTCTTGCTCTATCAATTACAGGAATGGCCGTTGGTGTAATTATTTCTAACCGTAAGCTACAAGGCTCATGTGGTGGACTTGGAAAGCTGATTGGTGAAGATTGCCAATTCTGCGACAAGAAGGATGAGTGTACAGAAAATCCAGAGCAGGCCGAAGACTGTCTAAAAGCTTAA
- a CDS encoding FAD:protein FMN transferase, with protein MRINKIFIFGMGLLLGLLTSCQSEKLQIYSATGPTMGTTYHIKYLAPNGFDEDSVKKDIEIRLDEVNKAMSTYINDSEISLFNKMAKSEKFYPGPDFSRTLKHALDVAKKTDGTFDPTIGTLVNLWGFGPTGKRKIPSKEDIEEAKKKVGYEKIIFKDGVLTKSIDGVYLDLSASAKGYGVDALVELLQAKGIKNALVEVGGEVRTMGESLTRPWRIGVESPSNKDGNPVVKVVKIKNVALATSGDYRNFFKEGGKRYQHTINFKSGSPVESQLASVSVISETCMDADAWATALMAMGAKKAIAYAKENNLKAFFIYRSDDGSAKYLETSTPGFDKVTE; from the coding sequence ATGAGAATTAACAAAATCTTTATATTTGGAATGGGCCTTTTATTAGGCCTGTTAACTTCATGTCAAAGTGAAAAACTGCAAATTTATAGTGCCACTGGCCCGACCATGGGTACGACATACCATATCAAGTATCTTGCACCTAATGGATTCGACGAGGATTCGGTAAAAAAAGATATTGAGATAAGATTAGATGAAGTCAACAAGGCCATGAGTACTTACATCAATGACTCAGAAATTTCACTCTTTAATAAAATGGCCAAGAGTGAAAAATTCTATCCAGGCCCAGACTTTAGCAGAACTCTAAAGCACGCCCTAGACGTTGCAAAGAAGACTGATGGTACATTTGATCCAACAATCGGAACGCTTGTAAACCTTTGGGGATTTGGTCCAACTGGAAAACGCAAGATTCCTTCAAAAGAAGATATTGAAGAGGCCAAGAAGAAAGTTGGTTACGAAAAGATAATCTTTAAAGATGGCGTCTTAACAAAAAGTATTGATGGTGTGTATCTTGATTTATCTGCTTCGGCCAAGGGTTACGGTGTTGATGCACTTGTTGAACTTCTACAGGCCAAAGGAATTAAGAATGCTCTTGTCGAAGTTGGCGGTGAAGTTAGAACAATGGGCGAATCTCTAACACGCCCGTGGCGTATTGGTGTTGAGTCCCCTAGTAATAAAGATGGTAATCCAGTTGTGAAGGTTGTGAAAATCAAGAATGTTGCCTTAGCAACATCTGGCGACTATCGAAATTTTTTCAAAGAAGGTGGCAAGCGCTACCAGCATACAATAAATTTCAAATCAGGTTCACCTGTTGAATCTCAACTTGCTTCGGTTAGTGTTATCTCTGAGACTTGTATGGATGCGGATGCTTGGGCAACGGCCCTTATGGCCATGGGTGCAAAGAAAGCAATTGCTTACGCTAAAGAAAATAACTTGAAGGCGTTCTTCATCTATCGTTCTGACGATGGTTCAGCAAAGTATTTAGAGACATCAACGCCAGGATTTGATAAGGTGACAGAGTAA
- a CDS encoding nucleoside triphosphate pyrophosphohydrolase family protein, whose translation MDSQKYMSDAIRTESRDFDAMNTRLNDDGIKRLLHAGIGLSTEAGEFLDALKKHIFYGKELDRVNLAEELGDLFWYMAIVGDELGIKFEDVMERNITKLKARYGEKFSEEKADNRDLDSERKILEEQAFN comes from the coding sequence ATGGACTCACAAAAATATATGAGTGATGCAATTAGAACAGAATCAAGAGATTTTGATGCGATGAACACACGTCTAAATGACGATGGAATTAAGAGACTTCTTCACGCTGGAATTGGTCTTTCGACGGAAGCTGGAGAATTCCTCGATGCTCTAAAGAAGCATATATTCTATGGTAAGGAGCTTGACCGAGTAAATCTAGCAGAAGAGCTTGGTGATCTTTTCTGGTACATGGCCATCGTTGGTGATGAACTTGGGATTAAATTTGAAGATGTAATGGAGCGCAATATCACAAAGCTTAAGGCGCGCTACGGCGAAAAATTTAGTGAAGAAAAGGCCGACAATAGAGACCTAGATAGCGAAAGAAAAATTCTTGAGGAACAGGCGTTTAATTAA
- a CDS encoding 2-oxoglutarate dehydrogenase E1 component, with protein sequence MDLNQMDKFDFSTLSSSDISYIDSLYEQYESNPMEVEESWRNFFLGFEFGAGKGSTSAGGEVSDEKLRKEFNVFRLIQSFRSRGHLLSDTNPIRPRLDRHARISLQDYDLTDADLNEVFTCGEFVGLGATTLKNIMDHMMKLYCGKIGVEYMHSTDTEMRRWFREEFETTYLNKNFDVDKKKRILHKLNEANVFENFLQTKYTGQKRFSLEGGESTIPGLDAFINEGARLGAKEFIIGMAHRGRLNVLANTLGKTYEYIFSEFEGNSLEQLAGQGDGDVKYHMGFTSVTKTEDNNEVYLKLLPNPSHLETVSPVATGYARAQIDIAYDGDESKIIPIVIHGDAAVAGQGIVYETLQMSELPGYRTGGSLHFVINNQIGFTTDFTDARSSHYSTSVAKMLNIPVIHVNGDCPEDVVYACELAVKFRQKFKRDVFVDMVCYRKHGHNEGDEPKYTQPELYGMISKHKNPREMYIEELASHGAVDKAVAKEMQEEYKNLLSDRFNNVKQNVIPKKVPGPHQQWKNVRFSTLEDFTNSPDTSVDKKTLENIISSITQTPEGFKTLRKAQKLLDQRKASFENGQIDWALAELFAYGSILTEGNDVRFSGEDVIRGTFSHRHAKVFDEKTNKAYCGLEHLTTGQGNFYIYNSLLSEYAVLAFEYGYSQATPHALNIWEAQFGDFTNGAQIVIDQFISAAESKWRRMCNLVMLLPHGYEGAGPEHSSCRPERFLQQCAEENMVVCNITTPANMFHALRRQLKWEFRKPLVVFTPKSLLRHPLCQSKVEDFTTGKFEEVFDDTWVNPKDVKKVVLCTGKIYYDLLKYQQENDRKDVAVVRLEQLYPLPTEKIKAILDKYPNATHRWVQEEPSNMGAWMHLNRWRDTFRDIDCISRKASASPATGYASVHMKEQETIVENAFK encoded by the coding sequence ATGGATTTAAATCAAATGGATAAATTCGACTTTTCAACACTATCAAGTTCAGACATTTCTTACATTGACTCTCTCTACGAACAATACGAATCAAACCCGATGGAAGTAGAAGAAAGTTGGCGCAACTTTTTTCTAGGTTTTGAATTCGGTGCCGGTAAAGGTAGCACAAGTGCCGGTGGTGAAGTAAGTGATGAGAAGTTACGTAAAGAATTCAACGTATTCAGACTAATTCAATCTTTTAGATCAAGAGGACATCTTCTTTCGGATACAAATCCAATTCGTCCAAGACTAGATCGTCATGCACGTATCTCTCTTCAAGACTATGATCTAACAGATGCTGATTTAAACGAAGTATTCACTTGTGGTGAGTTTGTTGGCCTTGGTGCTACGACTCTAAAAAATATCATGGACCACATGATGAAGCTTTACTGTGGAAAGATTGGTGTTGAGTATATGCACTCAACTGATACTGAGATGAGACGTTGGTTTAGAGAAGAGTTTGAAACAACTTACCTGAACAAAAATTTCGATGTTGATAAGAAAAAAAGAATCCTACACAAATTGAATGAAGCAAATGTTTTTGAAAACTTTCTTCAAACAAAATATACGGGACAAAAAAGATTTTCACTTGAAGGTGGAGAATCGACAATCCCAGGGCTTGATGCATTTATTAACGAAGGTGCAAGACTAGGTGCTAAAGAATTTATTATTGGTATGGCACACCGTGGACGTCTAAACGTTCTAGCTAATACTCTAGGGAAAACTTATGAGTATATCTTTTCTGAATTTGAAGGAAACTCTCTTGAGCAACTTGCTGGTCAAGGTGATGGTGATGTTAAGTATCACATGGGCTTCACTTCAGTAACTAAGACTGAAGATAATAACGAAGTTTACTTAAAGCTTCTTCCAAACCCATCACACTTAGAAACAGTTTCACCAGTAGCAACTGGTTATGCTCGTGCTCAGATTGATATTGCTTACGATGGAGATGAGAGCAAGATTATCCCAATTGTTATTCACGGTGATGCGGCCGTTGCGGGACAAGGGATTGTTTACGAAACACTTCAAATGTCTGAGCTTCCAGGTTACCGCACTGGTGGATCTCTTCACTTTGTTATTAATAACCAAATTGGTTTTACTACTGACTTTACAGATGCTCGTTCATCACACTACTCAACATCTGTTGCTAAGATGCTAAATATTCCAGTTATTCACGTAAATGGTGATTGTCCAGAAGACGTTGTTTACGCATGTGAGCTTGCAGTTAAGTTCAGACAAAAATTTAAGCGCGATGTTTTCGTTGATATGGTTTGTTACCGTAAGCACGGACACAACGAAGGTGATGAGCCGAAGTATACTCAACCAGAATTATACGGGATGATTTCAAAGCATAAGAATCCTCGTGAAATGTATATTGAAGAGCTTGCTAGTCACGGTGCAGTTGATAAGGCCGTGGCAAAAGAAATGCAAGAAGAATACAAAAACCTTCTTTCGGATCGTTTTAACAATGTTAAGCAAAATGTAATTCCTAAGAAAGTTCCAGGGCCTCACCAGCAGTGGAAGAACGTTCGTTTTTCAACTCTAGAGGATTTTACTAATTCACCTGATACAAGTGTTGATAAGAAGACACTTGAGAATATTATTTCATCAATCACGCAGACTCCTGAAGGATTTAAAACTCTAAGAAAAGCGCAAAAGCTTCTTGATCAAAGAAAGGCTTCTTTTGAAAATGGTCAAATTGATTGGGCACTTGCTGAGTTATTTGCGTACGGCTCGATCCTAACTGAAGGTAACGATGTACGCTTCTCTGGTGAAGACGTTATTCGTGGGACATTCTCACACCGTCACGCAAAAGTTTTTGATGAGAAAACAAATAAAGCATACTGTGGCCTTGAGCACCTAACGACAGGTCAAGGAAACTTCTATATCTATAACTCACTTCTTTCTGAGTATGCGGTACTTGCATTTGAATATGGTTACTCGCAAGCAACACCTCACGCTCTTAATATCTGGGAAGCACAATTTGGTGACTTCACTAACGGTGCTCAAATCGTAATTGATCAGTTCATTTCAGCAGCAGAAAGTAAGTGGAGAAGAATGTGTAACTTAGTAATGCTTCTGCCTCACGGTTATGAAGGAGCAGGACCTGAACACTCTTCTTGTCGTCCAGAAAGGTTCTTACAGCAATGTGCTGAAGAGAATATGGTTGTTTGTAATATTACAACTCCAGCAAATATGTTCCACGCTCTTAGACGTCAGCTTAAGTGGGAGTTTAGAAAGCCTCTTGTTGTTTTCACTCCGAAGTCACTTTTAAGACATCCTCTATGTCAGTCAAAAGTTGAAGACTTCACAACTGGTAAGTTTGAAGAAGTATTTGATGATACTTGGGTGAACCCAAAAGACGTTAAGAAGGTCGTTCTTTGTACAGGTAAGATTTACTACGATCTACTTAAGTACCAACAAGAAAATGATCGTAAAGATGTTGCAGTTGTTCGTCTTGAACAATTATATCCTCTTCCAACTGAAAAAATTAAGGCGATCCTTGATAAGTATCCAAACGCAACACATCGTTGGGTACAAGAAGAGCCTTCAAATATGGGAGCATGGATGCACTTAAATCGCTGGCGCGATACTTTTAGAGATATTGATTGTATCTCAAGAAAAGCTTCGGCATCTCCTGCGACAGGATA